A DNA window from Ancylothrix sp. D3o contains the following coding sequences:
- a CDS encoding EAL domain-containing protein, protein MSPITPHLERQKLIIQPQDLETSDQLCSLGFTKIPSLPQLVYQEINHTQLAEIFGEISKTLPETSQDNSRFLLTRLPLEDRGMLVEFLQAKPLSTITMSVRHAWFLRLLLQQQLFFKYQPIFELKSGKIIAHECLARATNEKGQVIRGKELIDAAISTKLTCEFDELARSICLESIAALQTEDTFFINILPNAIIRNPESIEFNYQQVLDLGLRPENIVFELTEVEVLASCPNLPGIIKRLRDWGFGIAVDDLCGCVSVDHYVMEFRPDLVKLDRRLIDGCSQHPLKQTIIKSLLHSAHEEGILVLAEGLENQADISFCRDLGVDYAQGFGLGRPEKTLKKEPAPLWDFPLSKAS, encoded by the coding sequence GTGTCTCCCATCACCCCACACCTTGAAAGGCAGAAACTAATCATTCAACCTCAAGACTTAGAAACCAGTGACCAACTCTGTAGCTTAGGATTTACAAAAATTCCTAGCCTTCCCCAACTGGTTTATCAAGAAATCAATCACACTCAATTAGCAGAAATTTTTGGAGAAATTAGTAAAACTTTACCCGAAACCAGCCAAGACAATTCGCGGTTTTTGCTAACCCGATTACCCCTAGAAGATAGAGGGATGTTGGTCGAATTTCTTCAGGCCAAACCATTAAGCACCATTACGATGTCAGTAAGACACGCTTGGTTTTTAAGATTACTACTCCAACAACAGTTATTTTTTAAATATCAACCTATTTTTGAATTAAAATCTGGAAAAATTATTGCCCACGAATGTTTAGCTCGCGCCACCAATGAAAAAGGGCAAGTAATTCGCGGGAAAGAATTAATAGACGCAGCAATTTCAACAAAGTTAACCTGCGAATTTGATGAACTAGCTCGTAGTATTTGCTTAGAATCTATTGCAGCCCTCCAAACAGAGGATACCTTTTTTATCAATATTTTACCCAATGCAATCATCCGCAATCCCGAATCAATAGAATTCAATTATCAACAAGTCCTAGACTTAGGATTGCGCCCTGAAAATATCGTGTTTGAATTAACAGAAGTAGAAGTCTTAGCAAGCTGTCCAAACTTGCCGGGTATTATTAAACGGCTACGCGACTGGGGATTTGGCATAGCCGTTGATGATTTATGCGGCTGCGTTTCCGTCGATCATTATGTGATGGAATTTCGCCCAGACTTAGTAAAACTTGACCGGCGACTAATCGATGGATGCTCACAACACCCCCTCAAACAAACCATCATCAAAAGCCTCCTACACTCAGCCCATGAAGAAGGCATATTAGTTTTAGCCGAAGGACTAGAAAATCAAGCCGACATTAGCTTTTGTAGAGACTTAGGAGTAGACTATGCTCAAGGATTTGGCCTAGGACGACCCGAAAAAACCCTCAAAAAAGAGCCGGCCCCATTGTGGGACTTTCCCTTATCCAAAGCATCTTAA
- the crtB gene encoding 15-cis-phytoene synthase CrtB — translation MLQLPPNPRMTTLASPESAYELCRQITATYAKTFYLGTLLMPEAKRRAIWAIYAWCRRTDELVDGPRARLTTPETLDQWEAQLESIFAGRPIEDTDVALADTLERFKLDIQPFRDMIAGQRMDLYRCRYETFDDLYLYCYRVAGTVGLMSMPVMGIAPPARTAPWDSNMPLDANPTEEAVALGIANQLTNILRDVGEDIQRGRIYLPLEDLAQFDYTEEELLQGVVDERWRELMRFQIKRARQFFVLAESGVSRLSSDARWPVWSALMLYRQILDVIESNDYDVFSQRAFVKKSRKLLYLPVAWLRAQVL, via the coding sequence ATGCTGCAACTGCCTCCAAACCCCCGCATGACAACGTTGGCTTCCCCTGAGTCCGCCTACGAACTCTGCCGACAGATCACGGCGACTTACGCCAAGACTTTTTATTTAGGTACGCTGTTGATGCCAGAGGCAAAACGGCGGGCAATCTGGGCTATTTATGCCTGGTGTCGCCGTACAGATGAGTTGGTGGATGGCCCCCGCGCCCGCCTCACGACCCCGGAAACCCTCGACCAATGGGAAGCACAGCTAGAATCGATTTTTGCTGGCCGGCCAATTGAAGATACCGATGTGGCGCTTGCAGATACGCTGGAGCGCTTTAAGTTGGATATTCAACCGTTTCGGGATATGATTGCCGGTCAGCGCATGGATTTATACCGCTGTCGCTACGAGACGTTTGATGACCTTTATTTGTACTGTTACCGGGTGGCTGGTACCGTTGGCCTGATGTCAATGCCGGTGATGGGAATTGCTCCACCGGCCCGCACGGCCCCTTGGGATAGCAATATGCCTCTGGATGCAAACCCCACCGAGGAGGCAGTAGCGCTGGGAATTGCCAACCAACTAACCAATATCCTCCGCGATGTCGGCGAAGATATACAGCGTGGTCGCATTTATTTACCTCTTGAGGACTTGGCACAGTTTGACTACACCGAAGAAGAACTATTGCAGGGTGTGGTCGATGAACGCTGGCGCGAGTTGATGCGTTTCCAAATTAAACGAGCGCGTCAGTTTTTTGTGCTGGCTGAGTCTGGGGTAAGTCGGCTTTCTTCCGATGCTCGTTGGCCGGTTTGGTCGGCTCTTATGCTTTACCGGCAAATTTTAGATGTGATTGAAAGCAACGATTACGATGTTTTCAGTCAACGAGCTTTTGTAAAAAAATCTCGCAAATTACTTTATTTGCCGGTGGCTTGGTTACGAGCGCAAGTGCTGTAA
- the pds gene encoding 15-cis-phytoene desaturase, whose protein sequence is MRVLIAGAGLAGLSCAKYLTDAGHTPIVLERRDVLGGKVAAWQDEDGDWYETGLHIFFGAYPNMLQMFKELDIEDRLQWKEHTMIFNQPSNPGTYSRFDFPDIPAPFNGVTAILSNNDMLTWPEKIRFGIGLIPAMLQGQKYVEEMDKYSWSEWMQKQNIPPRVEKEVFIAMAKALNFINPDEISATVVLTALNRFLQEKNGSKMAFLDGAPPERLCQPMVDYITAKGGEVRLNAPVKEFLLNEDGTVRGFLMRGLNGDADYVLEADLYVSAMPVDPLKVMLPQPWRQMDYFKKLDGLEGVPVINLHLWFDRKLTEIDHLLFSRSPLLSVYADMSNTCRGYADPERSMLELVLAPASEWISKSDEEIVAATMAELEKLFPDHFCGDEPARLLKYHVVKTPRSVYKATPGCQEFRPEQVTPIANFYLTGDFTMQRYLASMEGAVLSGKLTAQAINSRQLVHQPEAATAGSVR, encoded by the coding sequence ATGCGAGTTCTGATCGCCGGAGCGGGCTTAGCTGGACTATCATGCGCCAAATACCTCACAGATGCCGGTCATACGCCGATTGTCTTGGAACGGCGGGACGTGCTGGGGGGTAAAGTAGCGGCGTGGCAAGACGAAGACGGAGACTGGTACGAAACCGGCCTGCACATCTTCTTCGGTGCCTATCCGAATATGCTTCAAATGTTCAAAGAGTTAGACATCGAAGACCGGCTGCAATGGAAAGAACACACAATGATTTTCAACCAGCCATCAAACCCCGGAACCTACTCCCGGTTTGACTTCCCCGATATTCCCGCCCCCTTTAACGGCGTAACGGCCATTTTAAGCAATAACGATATGCTGACTTGGCCAGAAAAAATCCGCTTTGGCATCGGATTAATTCCCGCCATGCTTCAGGGCCAAAAATACGTCGAAGAAATGGACAAATACTCCTGGTCTGAATGGATGCAAAAACAAAACATCCCTCCCAGAGTAGAAAAAGAAGTATTTATCGCAATGGCAAAAGCGCTGAACTTTATCAACCCCGATGAAATTTCAGCAACAGTCGTGTTAACGGCCCTCAATCGCTTTTTGCAAGAAAAAAATGGCTCAAAAATGGCCTTTTTAGACGGGGCCCCGCCAGAGAGATTGTGCCAGCCAATGGTTGATTACATTACAGCCAAAGGCGGGGAAGTGCGACTCAATGCGCCGGTCAAAGAATTTTTATTAAACGAAGACGGAACAGTACGCGGTTTCCTGATGCGGGGATTAAATGGAGACGCCGACTATGTACTAGAAGCAGATTTATATGTATCTGCAATGCCGGTAGACCCCCTCAAAGTCATGTTGCCCCAGCCTTGGCGACAAATGGATTACTTCAAAAAACTAGATGGCTTAGAAGGCGTACCGGTAATTAACCTGCATTTGTGGTTTGATCGCAAACTCACAGAAATTGATCACTTGCTATTTTCTCGTTCGCCCCTGCTCAGCGTTTATGCTGATATGAGTAACACTTGCCGGGGTTATGCTGACCCTGAGCGCTCGATGTTAGAGTTGGTACTCGCACCGGCCTCCGAATGGATCAGCAAATCCGATGAGGAAATTGTCGCAGCAACAATGGCGGAACTAGAAAAATTGTTCCCCGATCACTTCTGCGGTGATGAACCGGCTCGCTTACTGAAATATCATGTTGTTAAAACACCTCGTTCGGTGTACAAAGCAACTCCGGGGTGTCAGGAATTTCGGCCCGAACAGGTAACACCCATTGCAAATTTCTACCTCACAGGAGATTTCACAATGCAGCGTTATCTAGCCAGTATGGAAGGGGCTGTACTTTCTGGTAAGCTGACAGCACAGGCGATCAACAGCCGCCAGCTAGTCCATCAGCCGGAAGCTGCAACCGCAGGGTCAGTTCGTTAA
- a CDS encoding PleD family two-component system response regulator has product MSTVLVVDDSVTLRSAVSDLLRQNGMKVIEASDGLEAKEQLQTTRPDLVIMDIVMPNMNGYELCRWLKNQPNTHNIPVVMCTSKSEDFDRYWGMKQGADAYIAKPFRPNELLATVKQLLQGA; this is encoded by the coding sequence ATGAGTACAGTTTTAGTTGTGGATGACAGCGTAACATTACGTTCAGCAGTCTCAGACCTTCTTAGGCAAAATGGCATGAAGGTCATTGAGGCATCAGATGGTTTGGAAGCTAAAGAGCAACTTCAAACTACTAGACCGGATTTAGTAATTATGGATATTGTCATGCCTAACATGAATGGTTATGAGTTGTGCCGGTGGTTAAAAAACCAACCGAATACCCACAACATTCCTGTTGTGATGTGTACGAGCAAAAGTGAGGATTTTGATCGTTATTGGGGCATGAAACAAGGGGCGGATGCTTATATTGCTAAACCCTTTCGCCCCAATGAGTTACTCGCAACTGTTAAACAACTGTTGCAAGGAGCTTAA
- a CDS encoding putative quinol monooxygenase: protein MNNQSKLRVVAKVVALPDKIEELKTILIELLEPTRKETGCIFYDLMQNQTNPAEFVFVEEWESEADLQAHLTSDHIQEALIKCRNLVENLPDIRSYQLID, encoded by the coding sequence ATGAACAATCAATCAAAACTCAGAGTTGTCGCAAAAGTCGTAGCACTTCCTGATAAAATTGAGGAGTTAAAAACTATATTAATAGAACTTCTTGAACCCACCCGCAAAGAAACCGGGTGTATTTTTTATGATTTAATGCAAAATCAAACAAATCCCGCAGAATTTGTATTTGTAGAAGAGTGGGAAAGCGAGGCTGATTTGCAGGCGCATTTAACATCAGATCATATTCAAGAAGCCTTAATTAAATGCCGTAATTTAGTAGAAAATCTCCCAGATATTCGGAGTTATCAACTCATTGATTAG
- a CDS encoding restriction endonuclease: MPILSVESLCYEAGLFSAVESRHPEPLLYGVTDGKAVGTYLEQKFRFYLKARYEFLEGNSASGIDFPGLLIDMKVTSIKQPQSSCPFKSARQKIFGLGYSLLIFVYDKLDNSILRTATLNILHTIYVSAERTGDFQMTRGIRNILANEGNKDDLIAFMFDRNLPVDEIEAGNIADEILINPPQQGFLTISNALQWRLQYGRVMERAGQEEGILSVYKPNL, translated from the coding sequence ATGCCAATTTTGTCTGTAGAAAGCCTTTGTTATGAAGCCGGCTTATTTTCAGCCGTCGAGTCTCGACACCCAGAACCACTGCTTTATGGTGTCACAGATGGTAAAGCTGTCGGAACCTATTTAGAACAAAAGTTTAGGTTTTATCTTAAAGCTAGATATGAGTTTCTTGAGGGAAATTCAGCGAGTGGCATTGATTTTCCGGGGTTGCTTATTGATATGAAGGTAACAAGCATTAAACAACCGCAATCATCTTGCCCTTTTAAATCTGCACGGCAAAAGATTTTTGGGCTTGGCTACTCCCTATTGATTTTTGTCTACGATAAGCTAGATAATAGTATCCTCCGCACAGCCACTCTAAATATTTTACATACCATTTATGTGAGTGCCGAAAGAACAGGCGATTTCCAGATGACTCGTGGTATCCGTAATATTTTAGCTAATGAAGGCAATAAAGATGATTTAATAGCTTTTATGTTTGATCGAAATCTGCCAGTTGATGAAATTGAAGCCGGTAATATCGCCGATGAAATTCTTATAAATCCCCCTCAACAGGGCTTTTTAACAATTTCCAATGCTTTACAATGGCGACTACAATATGGGAGAGTAATGGAACGTGCCGGCCAAGAAGAGGGAATTTTGAGCGTCTACAAACCTAACTTATGA
- a CDS encoding SAM-dependent methyltransferase, with protein MIRTVEKTKIEYGDFQTPLELAEKVCKKLLEMGVNPDVIVEPTCGIGNFIKAAAHSFLSTSKILGIEINPAYIQEITAQDFWPKYQLKIETQQADFFKFDWVSKLEELPGNIMVIGNFPWVTSSRQGNFEGKNLPSKTNFQKHSGLEAITGKSNFDISEWMLIQAVHWLQKRNGYLAMLCKISVARKLLNYIHSQKLNLTYCATYNIDAKKYFQANVEACLLFCKFDSHSQNYFCDVFDSLETSKYYRIGYRNKILVKDIQAFEKLSHLDDEQAGVKWRSGIKHDCSKVMEFCKIDNGLVNGFGEKVEIEETYVFPLMKGSDVAQKFDFHQTRKKTQAVQRYVLVPQTFVGQPTEFIKNIAPQTWEYLQFHANDLDKRKSKIYQKNPRFSVFGVGDYTFAPWKIAICGLYKHLNFKLIEPMNNKPVVFDDTVYFLGFNDKDKAEKAFEIFRSAAVIKFYESLIFWDEKRPIKSSILNRLNLPKLLEAQI; from the coding sequence ATGATTCGTACTGTGGAAAAAACAAAAATAGAATACGGTGATTTTCAAACACCTTTAGAACTAGCTGAAAAAGTTTGCAAAAAATTACTAGAAATGGGGGTCAATCCTGATGTTATAGTTGAGCCTACCTGTGGGATTGGTAATTTTATTAAGGCGGCTGCACATTCGTTTCTATCAACAAGTAAGATTTTGGGAATTGAAATAAACCCGGCTTACATCCAAGAAATTACCGCCCAAGATTTTTGGCCAAAATACCAGCTAAAAATTGAAACTCAACAAGCTGATTTTTTTAAATTTGATTGGGTATCAAAATTAGAAGAATTGCCTGGAAACATCATGGTGATTGGTAATTTTCCTTGGGTAACAAGCTCCCGACAAGGAAACTTTGAAGGAAAAAATTTACCTAGCAAGACTAATTTTCAAAAGCATAGTGGTTTAGAAGCCATCACCGGCAAAAGTAATTTTGATATCTCAGAATGGATGTTGATTCAGGCTGTCCACTGGCTACAAAAACGTAATGGTTATTTGGCAATGCTTTGCAAAATTTCTGTGGCTAGGAAATTATTAAACTATATTCATTCTCAAAAACTCAACCTCACCTACTGTGCAACTTATAACATAGATGCTAAGAAGTATTTTCAGGCAAATGTTGAAGCCTGTTTATTGTTCTGTAAGTTTGATAGCCATAGTCAAAATTACTTTTGTGATGTCTTTGACAGCTTAGAAACATCAAAATATTATCGGATCGGATATCGAAACAAGATTCTTGTAAAAGATATACAAGCTTTTGAAAAATTGAGTCATTTGGATGATGAGCAGGCCGGTGTAAAATGGCGCTCAGGAATTAAACATGATTGCTCAAAAGTAATGGAATTTTGTAAAATAGACAATGGTTTGGTTAATGGATTTGGCGAAAAAGTCGAAATTGAAGAAACTTACGTTTTCCCTTTAATGAAAGGTTCAGATGTAGCGCAAAAATTCGACTTTCACCAGACTAGAAAAAAAACCCAAGCTGTCCAAAGATATGTATTAGTTCCTCAAACCTTTGTAGGCCAACCCACTGAGTTCATAAAAAATATTGCTCCTCAAACCTGGGAATATTTACAATTTCATGCAAACGATTTAGATAAAAGAAAAAGCAAAATCTATCAAAAAAATCCTCGATTTTCAGTTTTTGGCGTAGGTGACTACACCTTTGCACCTTGGAAAATAGCGATTTGTGGACTTTATAAACATCTAAATTTTAAGTTAATAGAGCCAATGAATAACAAACCAGTTGTCTTTGATGATACCGTTTATTTTCTGGGATTCAACGATAAGGATAAGGCGGAAAAAGCTTTTGAAATATTCCGATCAGCAGCAGTTATAAAATTTTATGAATCCCTGATTTTTTGGGATGAAAAACGCCCCATCAAATCCAGTATTTTAAATCGTTTAAACTTGCCTAAATTGCTTGAAGCCCAAATTTAA
- the dnaK gene encoding molecular chaperone DnaK — protein MGKVVGIDLGTTNSVVAVMEGGKPVVIANAEGMRTTPSVVSFSKEGETLVGQLARRQAVLNPQNTFYGVKRYIGRKYSELNPTSKRVPYTIRKDETGNIKIKCPRLQKEFAAEEISALILRKLAAEASRYLGQPVTGAVITVPAYFNDSQRQATRDAGRIAGLEVKRILNEPTAASLAYGLDRKQSQTILVFDLGGGTFDISILEVGDGVFEVKATSGDTQLGGNDFDKKIVDWLAEQFLETDGVDLRRDRQALQRLTEAAEKAKIELSGVGITDINLPFITATEDGPKHLETRLTRAQFEGLCSDLISRLRIPVKQALSDANLNPERIDEVVLVGGGTRMPMVKQLVRSLIDKEPNENVNPDEVVAVGAAIQASILGGEIRDVLLLDVTPLSLGLETVGGVMKKLIPRNTTIPVRRSDIFSTSENNQTVVEVHILQGEREMAADNKSLGRFKLTGIPPSPRGVPQIQVSLDIDSNGILQVTALDKTTGREQSITIAGASTLSESDVRRMIQDAEKFSQQDRLRRERVEKRNRAEALAYQAERQMREVVLDYGMQFAPGIRNRIEALIRELRDNLSRNDERGVDLACGELQDALYELNREVYQFSREDEGENFFDSVRRTISGDDRRRPYQDDPPPPRRPTKGDYRIPRTNTSQEEWDDEEDDWF, from the coding sequence ATGGGAAAGGTAGTCGGCATTGATCTGGGAACAACAAACTCAGTAGTCGCCGTAATGGAGGGTGGTAAGCCAGTAGTCATTGCCAACGCCGAAGGGATGCGGACAACCCCCTCCGTCGTCAGCTTCAGCAAAGAAGGAGAAACACTCGTCGGACAACTAGCCCGCCGGCAAGCCGTTCTCAACCCCCAAAACACCTTTTACGGAGTCAAACGCTACATCGGCAGAAAATATTCCGAACTCAACCCCACCTCAAAACGAGTTCCCTACACCATCCGCAAAGACGAAACCGGCAACATCAAAATCAAATGTCCCCGCCTGCAAAAAGAATTCGCCGCCGAAGAAATCTCCGCCCTGATTCTGCGGAAACTCGCTGCCGAAGCCAGCCGCTACCTGGGCCAACCCGTAACAGGCGCCGTAATTACCGTACCGGCCTACTTTAACGACTCCCAACGTCAAGCCACCCGCGACGCCGGACGCATTGCCGGCCTGGAAGTCAAACGCATCCTCAACGAACCCACCGCCGCCTCCCTCGCCTATGGTTTAGATCGCAAACAAAGCCAAACAATCCTTGTTTTTGACCTCGGCGGCGGCACCTTCGACATCTCCATCCTCGAAGTCGGCGACGGCGTATTCGAGGTAAAAGCTACCTCCGGCGACACCCAACTAGGCGGCAACGACTTCGACAAAAAAATCGTAGACTGGCTGGCAGAACAATTCCTCGAAACTGACGGCGTAGACCTCCGCCGCGACCGCCAAGCCCTCCAACGCCTCACCGAAGCCGCCGAAAAAGCCAAAATCGAACTTTCAGGCGTTGGCATCACAGACATCAACCTCCCCTTCATCACCGCCACCGAAGACGGCCCAAAACACTTGGAAACCCGCCTTACCCGTGCTCAATTTGAAGGACTTTGTAGCGACCTCATATCACGACTTCGCATTCCTGTCAAGCAGGCACTCAGCGATGCCAACCTCAACCCCGAACGAATTGATGAGGTTGTATTGGTGGGAGGGGGAACCCGAATGCCAATGGTAAAACAGCTTGTCCGCAGCCTGATCGACAAAGAACCCAACGAAAACGTCAACCCCGATGAAGTGGTAGCCGTTGGTGCCGCCATTCAAGCCTCAATTTTGGGTGGCGAAATCCGCGACGTCTTATTACTAGATGTCACCCCCCTATCCCTTGGGTTAGAAACCGTTGGCGGCGTGATGAAAAAACTTATCCCTCGCAACACCACCATCCCTGTGCGCCGGTCAGATATCTTTTCAACTTCAGAAAATAATCAAACGGTGGTGGAAGTACATATTTTGCAAGGCGAACGGGAAATGGCCGCCGATAATAAATCTTTGGGCCGGTTTAAACTCACCGGCATTCCCCCTTCCCCGCGCGGCGTCCCCCAAATTCAAGTTTCCTTAGATATCGACTCCAACGGAATTTTACAAGTCACCGCCCTCGATAAAACCACCGGCCGCGAACAAAGTATTACAATTGCCGGTGCCTCTACTCTCAGTGAAAGCGATGTTCGCCGGATGATTCAAGATGCAGAAAAGTTCTCTCAACAAGACCGGCTACGCCGCGAACGAGTAGAAAAGCGCAACCGTGCCGAAGCCCTCGCCTACCAAGCTGAACGGCAAATGCGAGAAGTAGTCCTCGACTACGGAATGCAGTTTGCCCCAGGCATCCGCAACCGCATTGAAGCATTGATTCGGGAATTGCGAGATAATTTGAGTCGCAATGATGAGCGCGGTGTGGATCTCGCTTGTGGGGAATTGCAAGATGCGTTGTATGAGTTAAACCGGGAGGTTTATCAGTTTTCCCGCGAAGATGAAGGCGAGAACTTTTTTGATTCGGTTCGACGGACAATTTCCGGTGACGACCGCCGCCGGCCTTATCAAGATGACCCGCCGCCACCCCGCCGGCCAACTAAAGGCGATTACCGTATTCCCCGTACTAACACCAGTCAAGAAGAATGGGATGATGAGGAGGACGATTGGTTTTAA
- a CDS encoding J domain-containing protein, with amino-acid sequence MQNFRNYYEILGVARDATSEEIKKVYRRLARQYHPDLNPGNKAAEEKFKDIGEAYEVLSDPNRRAQYDQFSRFWRQKGFQARNAAKTAAKSWSPNGRQNSGSEDFSEFSDFELFVDQLLGRRGMKTRTEVRTPPPASLRLDSPDSFRPGTSKSAYTVGKTPGARDVEARLTLPLEKAYQGGNERIRLEDGRSLEVNMPAGMVTGQRIRLKGQGVNGGDLYLKITVKEHPLFKLEGADVRCPLPLTPSEAVLGGPVEVPTLDGLVKITVPAGVRAGQRLRLAGKGFPILNSKRGDQLVEISIVTPKEVSNQERELYEKLRQIETFNPRQDLLT; translated from the coding sequence ATGCAAAACTTTCGGAACTATTACGAGATTCTGGGAGTTGCCAGAGATGCCACCAGTGAGGAAATTAAAAAAGTTTACCGGCGTCTGGCGCGACAATATCATCCCGATTTGAATCCTGGGAATAAGGCTGCTGAGGAAAAATTTAAGGATATTGGGGAGGCTTACGAAGTTCTCTCTGATCCTAACCGTCGTGCCCAATATGACCAATTTAGTCGTTTTTGGCGGCAAAAAGGTTTTCAGGCCCGCAATGCTGCTAAAACTGCTGCTAAAAGTTGGTCACCAAATGGCCGTCAAAATAGCGGCAGTGAAGATTTTAGCGAGTTTTCTGATTTTGAGTTGTTTGTTGACCAGCTTTTGGGCCGTCGGGGGATGAAAACTCGTACAGAGGTTCGCACTCCGCCGCCGGCTTCTTTGCGGCTGGATTCGCCCGATTCTTTTCGCCCCGGCACCAGTAAATCAGCCTATACGGTTGGTAAAACTCCTGGTGCTCGTGATGTGGAGGCCCGTTTGACTTTGCCTCTGGAAAAGGCTTATCAAGGTGGCAATGAACGGATCAGGTTGGAAGATGGCCGGTCTTTGGAAGTGAATATGCCGGCCGGTATGGTCACCGGTCAGCGTATCCGTTTGAAAGGTCAGGGTGTGAATGGCGGCGATCTTTATTTGAAAATTACCGTTAAAGAACACCCCTTGTTTAAGCTGGAGGGGGCAGATGTGCGTTGTCCACTGCCTTTAACTCCTAGTGAGGCGGTGTTGGGCGGGCCGGTGGAAGTGCCTACCCTCGATGGGTTGGTGAAAATTACGGTGCCGGCAGGCGTACGGGCAGGACAGCGGTTACGTCTGGCGGGCAAGGGTTTTCCCATTTTAAACAGCAAGCGCGGCGATCAGTTAGTGGAAATTTCTATTGTTACGCCCAAAGAAGTCAGTAATCAAGAGCGAGAATTATATGAAAAACTGCGACAAATAGAAACCTTTAATCCTCGTCAAGACTTGCTTACCTAA